Proteins found in one Cataglyphis hispanica isolate Lineage 1 chromosome 15, ULB_Chis1_1.0, whole genome shotgun sequence genomic segment:
- the LOC126855017 gene encoding uncharacterized protein LOC126855017 — MAYKQILRSDLQDLLDKYREIRDKYTALHIFSEMQQRSLKCEREKLQQIKNKFKNLLRWLMKREERYKTSLDRLEKENEQLRCVLAATQRERERDELLNNDKVSKLQDEIDVLRVQLVQFEDKHKQQLMSQDKRYEDEILKYKRLLDSANAKLLLNQNIPSKKVQGMKKRSWNVEHPALINDENMERKINQKVK, encoded by the exons ATGGCTTATAAGCAAATACTGCGTTCTGATCTTCAGGATCTTCTGGATAAATACAGAGAAATACGCGAT AAATATACCGCGCTACACATTTTTAGCGAGATGCAGCAAAGATCCTTAAAATGCGAGCGCGAAAAATTGCAAcagataaagaataaatttaagaatttgcTTCGCTGGTTAATGAAACGCGAGGAACGGTACAAGACATCCTTGGATCGCTTGGAAAAGGAGAACGAACAACTGCGCTGTGTCCTAGCCGCTACACAACGAGAACGTGAACGAGATGAACTCTTAAACAATGACAAAG TTTCTAAATTGCAGGACGAAATCGATGTTTTGCGCGTGCAATTAGTACAGTTCGAGGATAAGCACAAACAGCAATTAATGTCCCAAGATAAACGTTATGAGGACGAGATTTTGAAGTACAAACGTCTTTTGGATAGCGCCAATGCAAAATTGCTTttg AATCAAAATATACCCTCAAAGAAAGTTCAAGGAATGAAGAAAAGATCGTGGAACGTAGAACATCCTGCTcttataaatgatgaaaatatggAAAGAAAGATAAACCAAAAAGTcaagtaa